The window GGTACTGAGCCAAGCCAACACCCCAGCTACGATCAGGCGTGAAAAATCGTCAGTGGTACGTTCCATAATGTTTTTTATGCGTACAAAGAAGGCCATAAGCAGACAAATCAACAGTGTCGCCCCTATAAAGCCGAACTTCTCTGCAATGATAGCAAAGATAGAATCGTTGGCAGCCTCTGGAAGATAGCCAAAAGCTTGGCCGCTATTTTGCAAGCCAATACCAAATATACCCCCAGAGCCCACTGCAATCAGCGCCTGACAGGCCTGGTAACCCGTACTCTGACAGTCACGCTCAGGGTTCAGAAAGGTGCTTACCCGGTCACGGCGATAGCTAAAAGGCAGAATGAGCAGTGCCAGACCAATGACCACGACTCCACCGGTTTGAGCAATGCGCTTGAGCGGCAGCCCCGCCACAAATGACATGGCAGCTAGCATAGCCAGAACAACCGCAGTAGACCCCAGGTCCTTTTGGGCGATAGCAACCACTACACCAACCACTGCCAGTACGAACATCAGCGGCTTGAGTGTTTTTTGGGTGCTTCCTATCTCGCCCTTTCTAATTTGCTGCTCCAGAAATGCAGACAGGCAGATAACCAGTCCAAGCTTTACCAGCTCTACCGACTGTAGCGACAGGCCACCAAAGCGTATCCAACGATGTGCCGGATATTCGGCGCTGACGGGCAGCACCAGCGAAATAAGGGTAGCCAACACCGCAGCCACCAGCAGTGGTCGTTGCAGTTGGCGCCATTTTGTCAGAGGAATCGCCGCCACAATGGCAAAGGCCACTACCCCCAAGCCAATGGCTGTTAGCTGCTTGGTTACAAAATAATTCTCGCCGACATTCTTCTGGGCACTCAGGCCGGGGCTAATGGCATATACCACAATCAAACCCACGGCCAACAGCAAGGCGCTGATAAGTACCAGTGTATAGTCTGGCTTGTGTCGCCTTTGCAGCGTACCACTGTCACGCGCCAGAACTGCTGGCCGTCGACGCCCTCCTGTAGTTCGCGCAAACATATCTAGTACCCCTAACTGTTGCCAAGCAGGTACAAGATGAGACCGAGGACACCGAACACCTGACCCAGTATCCAAAAGCGCATCGTTACTTTTGTTTCGGGCCAGCCAATAGCTTCAAAGTGGTGGTGGATAGGAGACGATAGAAATACCTTCTTGCCATGGCGCAATTTGCGCGAGGTGCGGTTGATGATAACCGAGCCAGTCTCTGCAACATACACAGCGCCAATGATAGGCAGCACGTAGATAGTATCTGTCTGCAAAGCAATGATACCCAGGGCGGTACCCATAGCAAACGACCCAATATCGCCCATAAAGAAACGCGCCGGATAGATATTAAA is drawn from Verrucomicrobiia bacterium and contains these coding sequences:
- a CDS encoding putative peptidoglycan glycosyltransferase FtsW — its product is MFARTTGGRRRPAVLARDSGTLQRRHKPDYTLVLISALLLAVGLIVVYAISPGLSAQKNVGENYFVTKQLTAIGLGVVAFAIVAAIPLTKWRQLQRPLLVAAVLATLISLVLPVSAEYPAHRWIRFGGLSLQSVELVKLGLVICLSAFLEQQIRKGEIGSTQKTLKPLMFVLAVVGVVVAIAQKDLGSTAVVLAMLAAMSFVAGLPLKRIAQTGGVVVIGLALLILPFSYRRDRVSTFLNPERDCQSTGYQACQALIAVGSGGIFGIGLQNSGQAFGYLPEAANDSIFAIIAEKFGFIGATLLICLLMAFFVRIKNIMERTTDDFSRLIVAGVLAWLSTQTVINIGAMIGLLPLKGITLPFISYGGTSVIFVMAAVGLVFNISRYTSYGVNTGGVSTDRQPASGRPISRYRARSEANA